One stretch of Planococcus sp. PAMC 21323 DNA includes these proteins:
- the fdhD gene encoding formate dehydrogenase accessory sulfurtransferase FdhD, with protein MKQDKVRKIIRFEKGAFIEKEDRIVVEQPATIKINGKEFITIVCSPDKMEEMAIGFLVSERIIPNFKDIQDIRVDEKTGTVLITAKKVYPFFEQLQNKRFISSCCGMSRQGFVFAHDAMIAKKMTEVRVTLTPENCFQLMKDMGESAEMFKQTGGVHNAALCDANGIIVSRMDIGRHNALDKIYGYCLMNDIDVRDKVIVFSGRISSEILMKVAKIGCEIVLSKSAPTELALTLAEDLGITAIGFIRGSSFNLYTHPERIVGE; from the coding sequence ATGAAACAAGACAAAGTACGTAAAATCATTCGTTTTGAAAAAGGTGCTTTCATTGAAAAAGAAGATCGCATTGTTGTTGAGCAACCAGCCACTATCAAAATTAACGGCAAAGAATTTATCACAATCGTGTGTTCTCCAGACAAAATGGAGGAGATGGCAATTGGATTTCTAGTTTCTGAGCGAATCATTCCAAACTTCAAAGACATCCAAGATATTCGTGTAGATGAAAAAACAGGCACCGTGCTTATCACAGCCAAAAAAGTATATCCCTTTTTTGAACAACTACAAAACAAGCGTTTTATTAGTTCCTGCTGTGGCATGAGTCGTCAAGGATTTGTTTTTGCACATGATGCAATGATTGCGAAGAAAATGACAGAAGTTCGAGTGACATTAACGCCAGAAAATTGTTTTCAACTGATGAAAGATATGGGTGAGTCAGCAGAAATGTTCAAACAAACAGGTGGTGTGCATAATGCGGCTCTTTGTGATGCAAACGGTATAATTGTTTCACGTATGGATATTGGTAGACATAATGCATTAGATAAAATATATGGCTATTGCTTAATGAATGATATTGACGTTCGCGATAAAGTAATTGTTTTTAGCGGTCGGATATCTTCTGAAATTTTAATGAAAGTGGCAAAAATCGGTTGTGAAATTGTTCTTTCCAAATCTGCGCCAACAGAGCTGGCATTAACTTTAGCTGAAGACTTAGGAATCACGGCAATCGGTTTTATTCGTGGGAGTTCTTTTAACCTTTATACTCATCCCGAAAGAATTGTTGGTGAATAG
- a CDS encoding DUF2294 domain-containing protein, with the protein MSRQIHEFNDIIRKLRKSLFGKGPERIHTVFINDMAISTLYGNLSPSEQFIAKTPAGKEMVITARTRMIQSVYATAAPEGMEKLVNAKFVHLFSDIKIEDDIAVSVFLFDRPIDQSGQIGESMDETRQST; encoded by the coding sequence GTGTCTAGACAAATACATGAATTTAACGACATCATTCGGAAATTACGTAAAAGCCTTTTTGGCAAAGGTCCAGAGCGAATCCACACGGTGTTTATTAATGATATGGCGATTTCAACTTTGTACGGTAACCTTAGTCCATCTGAACAATTTATCGCCAAAACTCCAGCAGGAAAAGAAATGGTTATTACTGCACGTACGCGTATGATTCAAAGTGTATATGCAACAGCTGCACCAGAAGGTATGGAGAAGTTAGTCAATGCAAAGTTTGTCCACCTGTTTTCAGACATCAAAATAGAGGATGATATCGCTGTATCCGTTTTTCTTTTCGATAGACCAATTGATCAATCAGGACAGATAGGAGAGAGCATGGATGAAACAAGACAAAGTACGTAA
- the fdhF gene encoding formate dehydrogenase subunit alpha, with protein MSIKINGSLTEFEQGKTILQVLNEQKILHPQICYMPELDPIETCDTCIVEVDGKLVRSCSTTAVAGMDVQLASPRAKEAQTEAMDRILENHLLYCTVCDNNNGNCKVHNTVDLMEIEHQKYPFEPKCTVDEVDLTNPFYRYDPNQCIACGQCVEVCQNLQVNETLTMDWARDRPIVLWDGGAKINDSSCVSCGQCVTACPCNALMETSMLGEAGFMTAIPEKILTPMIDLVKDVEPGYSGILAISDAEAKMRETRTEKTKTVCTFCGVGCSFEVWTKDRKILKIQPVSDAPANQISTCVKGKFGWDFVNSEERITTPLIRKDGEFVEASWDEALDLVASKFKAIKEQNGKDSIGVISSSKITNEDNYVIQKLSRQVFETNNVDNCSRYCQSPATDGLFRTVGMGGDAGTIKDIGSAGLVIIVGANPAEGHPVLATRVKRAHKLHGQKLIVADMRKNEMAERSDIFITPKQGTDQVWLMAVTKYMIDQGWHDQQFVEENVNYFDEFKEVLAQYTLEYAEKRSGVSKETIIRTAEMIRDADGTCILWGMGVTQNTGGSDTSAAISNLLLATGNYRRPGAGAYPLRGHNNVQGACDMGSLPGWLPGYQHITDENAREKFEQAYGVKIDDKPGMDNIQMLQAVDEGIMKAMYVVGEDMALVDSNANHVDEVLSKLDFFVVQDIFFSRTAQYADVILPAAPSLEKDGTFTNTERRVQRLYKALPELGQSKADWWIVQEIANRLGAGWNYSHPSEIFAEMASLSPLFAKADYTNMEGWDSFLWGSLEGESTPLLYVDGFNFPDKKARFALSDWVEPVVFPQEYDLHINNGRLLEHFHEGNMTDKSKGILSKLPETFVEVSPKLAKERGLEDGSTVRLVSPYGALKLPVIVTDRVKDNELFLPMNSTKKETAINFLTGPAVDQRTNTPAYKQTKVRMEVLKDHVKRPLPKSNPRDKKRTPQSGIEVERKWARDGYVHLTDQR; from the coding sequence ATGTCGATAAAAATTAACGGCTCCCTTACTGAGTTTGAACAAGGCAAAACCATTTTACAAGTTTTGAACGAACAGAAAATTCTTCATCCTCAAATCTGTTATATGCCTGAACTAGATCCAATTGAAACTTGTGACACGTGCATCGTAGAAGTTGATGGCAAACTTGTCCGCTCTTGTTCAACTACAGCCGTTGCGGGCATGGATGTTCAACTTGCTTCACCTCGAGCAAAAGAAGCTCAAACTGAAGCGATGGACCGTATTCTTGAAAACCATCTGCTCTATTGTACCGTTTGTGACAATAACAACGGAAACTGTAAAGTTCACAACACGGTAGACTTGATGGAAATTGAACATCAAAAATATCCTTTTGAACCAAAATGTACTGTGGATGAAGTTGATTTAACAAATCCCTTTTATCGTTATGATCCAAACCAATGTATCGCGTGCGGTCAATGTGTTGAAGTTTGTCAAAACTTACAAGTGAACGAAACCTTAACGATGGATTGGGCGCGTGATCGGCCGATTGTTCTTTGGGACGGCGGAGCAAAAATCAATGATTCTTCATGTGTTAGCTGTGGTCAATGTGTAACTGCTTGTCCATGTAATGCGTTAATGGAAACTTCTATGCTCGGTGAAGCTGGATTTATGACCGCAATTCCTGAAAAAATTCTGACACCGATGATTGATTTAGTAAAAGATGTTGAACCAGGCTATAGCGGTATTTTGGCCATTTCGGATGCTGAAGCGAAAATGCGCGAAACGCGGACCGAAAAAACCAAAACGGTTTGCACTTTTTGTGGTGTTGGTTGTTCGTTCGAAGTGTGGACAAAAGATCGCAAAATTTTAAAAATCCAACCAGTTTCAGATGCACCTGCTAATCAGATCTCTACTTGCGTAAAAGGTAAGTTCGGTTGGGATTTTGTCAATAGCGAAGAACGCATCACTACCCCTTTGATTCGTAAAGATGGTGAATTTGTCGAAGCTAGCTGGGATGAAGCACTGGATTTAGTTGCTTCTAAATTCAAAGCGATTAAAGAACAAAACGGCAAAGATTCCATTGGTGTCATTTCTTCTTCTAAAATTACGAACGAAGACAATTATGTTATACAAAAGTTAAGTCGCCAAGTATTTGAAACCAATAACGTCGACAACTGTTCACGTTACTGCCAATCCCCTGCAACTGACGGATTGTTCCGCACGGTTGGAATGGGCGGAGATGCTGGTACGATTAAAGATATCGGTAGCGCTGGACTCGTAATCATAGTTGGGGCTAACCCTGCTGAAGGTCACCCGGTTTTAGCAACTCGCGTTAAACGTGCTCATAAATTACATGGACAAAAGTTAATCGTTGCGGACATGCGTAAAAACGAAATGGCTGAACGCTCTGATATTTTCATTACACCTAAACAAGGTACTGACCAAGTCTGGTTAATGGCTGTAACTAAATACATGATCGATCAAGGTTGGCACGATCAACAATTTGTAGAGGAAAACGTCAATTATTTCGACGAGTTTAAAGAAGTATTAGCTCAGTACACATTAGAATATGCTGAAAAACGGAGTGGTGTTTCTAAAGAAACGATTATCCGTACAGCAGAAATGATTCGTGATGCTGATGGGACGTGTATTCTTTGGGGCATGGGTGTTACACAAAATACAGGCGGTTCTGATACGTCTGCTGCGATATCCAACTTATTGTTAGCGACCGGCAATTATCGCCGTCCTGGTGCTGGGGCTTACCCGCTTCGTGGTCATAACAACGTTCAAGGTGCATGCGATATGGGCTCATTACCAGGTTGGTTACCAGGCTATCAGCACATCACTGATGAAAATGCTCGCGAAAAGTTCGAACAAGCTTATGGTGTGAAAATCGATGACAAGCCAGGAATGGATAATATCCAAATGCTACAAGCTGTAGACGAAGGCATTATGAAAGCCATGTATGTGGTTGGTGAAGATATGGCTTTAGTAGACTCTAATGCGAATCATGTTGATGAAGTTTTATCGAAACTCGACTTTTTCGTCGTACAAGACATCTTCTTTTCACGCACTGCTCAATATGCAGACGTTATTTTACCAGCAGCACCGTCACTTGAAAAAGATGGCACGTTTACTAATACAGAACGCCGTGTTCAACGTTTGTATAAAGCCTTACCAGAATTGGGTCAATCAAAAGCTGATTGGTGGATCGTTCAAGAAATAGCCAATCGTCTTGGTGCCGGTTGGAATTATAGTCACCCAAGTGAAATTTTTGCTGAAATGGCAAGCCTGTCACCCCTATTTGCAAAAGCAGATTACACAAATATGGAAGGTTGGGATAGTTTCTTATGGGGTAGCTTAGAAGGCGAAAGTACACCACTACTATATGTAGACGGCTTTAACTTCCCTGATAAAAAAGCACGTTTTGCTTTATCTGACTGGGTTGAGCCGGTAGTATTCCCACAAGAATATGATTTGCACATTAATAATGGTCGTTTATTGGAGCATTTCCATGAAGGCAATATGACCGATAAATCAAAAGGAATTCTTTCGAAATTGCCAGAGACTTTCGTCGAAGTATCACCAAAACTTGCGAAAGAACGAGGACTTGAAGACGGCTCGACAGTACGTCTCGTCTCACCTTATGGCGCATTAAAATTACCGGTCATTGTAACAGATCGGGTTAAAGACAATGAGCTTTTCTTACCGATGAACTCAACGAAAAAAGAAACAGCCATCAATTTCTTAACGGGGCCAGCTGTTGACCAACGGACAAATACACCTGCCTATAAGCAGACGAAAGTTCGCATGGAAGTATTAAAAGATCATGTAAAACGTCCGCTACCAAAATCAAATCCGCGTGATAAAAAACGTACGCCACAATCAGGCATTGAAGTCGAACGAAAATGGGCACGTGATGGCTATGTGCATTTGACAGATCAACGATAG
- a CDS encoding DUF1641 domain-containing protein has translation MASPITQIKKKEWTAEEIRQQKLYELETLIAEQNEALNKLLAITGDLDDAGVLDAVLAMVKAKEGITEVVMGQATREPVTNLINNMMSAAGALTAINPASTERLTSSMVIGLKEAEAQNHNGKKLGLFQMIGAIRDPDVNRAIKFGFNFLKGMGKGLNK, from the coding sequence ATGGCAAGTCCAATAACACAGATTAAGAAAAAAGAATGGACCGCTGAAGAAATCCGTCAGCAAAAGCTTTATGAATTGGAAACTTTGATCGCTGAACAAAACGAGGCACTTAATAAATTATTAGCTATTACAGGTGATTTAGATGACGCTGGTGTTTTAGACGCTGTGCTCGCGATGGTCAAAGCAAAAGAAGGCATCACTGAAGTCGTAATGGGGCAAGCTACTCGTGAACCTGTTACCAACCTCATTAATAATATGATGAGTGCTGCTGGTGCATTGACTGCTATTAATCCTGCATCTACTGAAAGATTGACTTCTAGTATGGTTATAGGATTAAAAGAAGCAGAAGCGCAAAATCATAACGGCAAAAAACTTGGTTTATTCCAAATGATTGGCGCAATTAGAGATCCCGACGTCAACCGCGCAATTAAGTTTGGGTTCAATTTCTTAAAAGGCATGGGAAAAGGATTAAATAAATAA
- the aceA gene encoding isocitrate lyase — MVASKLQQIEELNTSWENDSRWNGIERMYTAEEVVKLRGSVRIEHTLARKGAERLFRSIHEEDFVNALGALTGNQAVQQVKAGLKAIYLSGWQVAADANSAGQMYPDQSLYPVNSVPDVVKKINQALQRADQIDGVEGTEGFDWFAPIVADAEAGFGGPLNVYELMKAMIEAGAAGVHFEDQLASEKKCGHLGGKVLLPTQNAVRNLVSARLAADVLGVPTLIIARTDADAADLITSDIDPRDHKFITGERTPEGFYRTNPGIDQAIARGLAYAPYADLVWCETSHPNLEEAQQFADAIHAEFPGKLLAYNCSPSFNWKAKLDEETIAKFQVELGKMGYKFQFVTLAGFHTLNHSMFELAHDYKDHGMAAYSKLQQAEFANESKGYTATRHQREVGTSYFDEISQIVSGGTSSTTAMKGSTETAQFTTTN; from the coding sequence ATGGTCGCAAGCAAACTTCAACAAATTGAGGAATTGAATACTAGTTGGGAAAATGACAGTCGCTGGAACGGCATTGAACGTATGTATACAGCAGAAGAGGTTGTAAAACTTCGCGGTTCTGTACGAATCGAGCATACTTTAGCAAGAAAAGGCGCAGAGCGTTTATTCCGCTCGATTCATGAAGAGGATTTTGTGAATGCGTTAGGTGCTCTGACAGGTAACCAAGCTGTTCAACAAGTAAAAGCTGGATTAAAAGCCATTTACTTGAGCGGCTGGCAAGTAGCTGCAGATGCCAACTCTGCAGGTCAAATGTATCCTGACCAAAGCTTATACCCTGTCAATTCAGTCCCTGATGTTGTTAAGAAAATTAACCAAGCGCTTCAACGTGCTGATCAAATTGATGGTGTTGAAGGAACTGAAGGTTTTGATTGGTTTGCACCAATTGTTGCAGATGCTGAAGCTGGATTTGGCGGCCCATTGAACGTCTATGAATTGATGAAAGCTATGATTGAAGCTGGCGCTGCTGGCGTTCACTTTGAAGATCAATTAGCATCTGAAAAGAAATGCGGACATTTAGGTGGCAAAGTATTGTTGCCAACTCAAAATGCTGTAAGAAATCTAGTTTCTGCTCGATTAGCAGCAGATGTACTTGGCGTACCCACTTTAATCATCGCTCGGACAGATGCTGATGCAGCTGACTTAATCACTAGCGACATTGATCCGCGTGACCATAAATTTATTACTGGTGAACGCACACCTGAAGGCTTTTACCGGACAAATCCTGGTATCGACCAAGCCATTGCGCGCGGTTTAGCTTACGCGCCTTATGCAGATCTTGTCTGGTGTGAAACGTCTCATCCAAACTTGGAAGAAGCACAACAGTTTGCAGATGCAATTCATGCAGAATTTCCTGGCAAATTGCTCGCTTATAATTGTTCACCGTCATTTAACTGGAAAGCGAAGCTTGATGAAGAAACGATTGCAAAATTCCAAGTTGAACTTGGAAAAATGGGCTATAAATTCCAATTCGTTACGCTGGCTGGTTTCCATACATTAAATCACAGCATGTTCGAACTGGCTCACGACTACAAAGATCACGGCATGGCCGCTTACTCGAAACTGCAACAAGCTGAGTTCGCTAATGAATCAAAAGGCTATACAGCGACACGTCATCAGCGTGAAGTCGGTACGAGTTACTTTGACGAAATCTCTCAAATTGTTTCTGGTGGGACAAGTTCAACAACTGCTATGAAAGGTTCAACAGAAACCGCTCAATTTACCACAACGAACTAA
- a CDS encoding YhfH family protein → MKTTKTFEKRSMKECRECGCEIKEQQQSIIYECERCMCNQDE, encoded by the coding sequence ATGAAAACGACAAAAACGTTTGAGAAACGCTCAATGAAAGAATGCCGCGAGTGCGGATGCGAAATAAAAGAGCAACAGCAGTCAATCATTTACGAATGCGAACGCTGCATGTGCAATCAAGACGAATAA
- a CDS encoding class I SAM-dependent methyltransferase: MKKQIVDVFNELAGIYKKMEDTNNLYNTQYERPAMMDLVPKELAGLHILDAGCSAGWYSEQFVQRGAQVTAVDISPEMVIQTQYLLGDKAHVICLDLEDNLPFQDDSFDLIVSSLTLHYIKEWEGTLKELSRVLKYGGSLHLSIHHPLTDLQLLEDVDYFNTELIVDSWNKEGQTYRVPFFRRSLSEVFDSLLIHFSIEQVIEPKPTELFKNLAPEQYTKLMKSPNFLILKAKKNK; the protein is encoded by the coding sequence ATGAAAAAACAAATAGTTGATGTGTTTAATGAACTGGCAGGCATCTATAAAAAAATGGAGGATACGAATAATTTATACAATACACAATACGAAAGACCGGCAATGATGGACCTAGTACCAAAAGAGTTAGCCGGTTTACATATTCTCGATGCAGGCTGTTCTGCAGGGTGGTATTCTGAGCAATTCGTGCAAAGAGGTGCGCAAGTAACAGCGGTTGATATTAGTCCAGAAATGGTCATTCAAACGCAGTATTTATTAGGAGATAAAGCTCATGTGATTTGTCTAGATTTAGAAGATAACTTGCCTTTTCAAGACGACAGTTTTGATCTTATCGTTAGTTCATTAACTCTACATTACATAAAAGAGTGGGAGGGGACATTAAAAGAACTCTCCCGAGTATTAAAATATGGAGGTAGTTTACATTTGTCAATTCATCATCCGCTAACAGACCTTCAGTTACTCGAAGACGTCGATTATTTTAACACGGAACTGATTGTGGACTCGTGGAATAAAGAAGGACAGACTTATCGTGTGCCTTTTTTCCGCAGATCTTTAAGCGAAGTTTTTGATTCACTACTAATTCATTTTTCAATCGAACAAGTAATTGAACCAAAACCAACAGAGCTGTTTAAAAATCTAGCACCTGAACAATACACAAAGTTAATGAAGAGTCCGAATTTCCTGATTTTAAAAGCGAAGAAAAACAAGTGA
- a CDS encoding GNAT family N-acetyltransferase: MTHYLFVSKRLGFRRWQQMDREKFAVMSSDKEVMRYFPETMTENQSAQLIDRFEKHMDDNGYSMWAVERKEDEAFIGFIGFLEITIDIEGKGSAEIGWRLDKRFWKKGYATEGAKACLAYAFDTLNMKHVYSFTASINKPSEAVMKRIGMNKVGEFDHAKLKKNSPLERHVLYKIDRPMIGEKV, from the coding sequence TTGACACACTATCTTTTTGTATCAAAGAGACTAGGGTTTAGACGCTGGCAACAAATGGACAGGGAAAAATTTGCGGTTATGTCTAGTGACAAGGAAGTAATGCGTTACTTTCCTGAAACAATGACCGAAAACCAATCGGCTCAACTTATTGATCGCTTCGAAAAGCATATGGATGATAATGGGTATTCGATGTGGGCAGTAGAACGAAAAGAAGACGAGGCGTTTATTGGTTTTATTGGCTTCCTTGAAATTACGATAGATATTGAGGGGAAAGGTTCAGCTGAAATAGGCTGGCGTTTAGACAAGCGATTTTGGAAAAAAGGCTATGCAACAGAAGGGGCAAAGGCTTGTCTTGCATATGCGTTTGATACATTAAACATGAAACATGTGTATTCTTTTACAGCATCTATCAATAAGCCTTCTGAAGCAGTGATGAAAAGAATTGGCATGAACAAAGTTGGAGAGTTTGATCACGCTAAGCTAAAAAAGAACAGCCCACTTGAGCGACACGTATTGTATAAAATAGATCGGCCTATGATAGGGGAGAAAGTATGA
- a CDS encoding proline dehydrogenase family protein codes for MIVKNFFIHLSENQLLNKAAQNYGFKLGAHSVVAGTNIEEAIDSIKELNAHGISCTIDNLGEFVHDKAEALEAKNQILGVVDAIHQHKVDAHISLKPSQLGLDIDYDFCFENIKEIVDKAFKYDIFINIDMENYDRLQPSFDLMEELSKDYDNIGTVIQSYFLRAQEDIKKYSNYRLRIVKGAYKEPEEVAYQTKEEIDANYIELIEYHLLHGKFTSIATHDHNVINHVKQFVVDHNIPNDKFEFQMLYGFRKEMQLELAAQGYNFCTYIPFGTDWYGYFMRRLAERPQNLNLVVKQIFTKKTNTALGVVAGAFLLGRLTSKKS; via the coding sequence ATGATCGTAAAAAACTTCTTTATCCACCTTTCAGAAAACCAACTTTTAAATAAAGCTGCTCAAAACTACGGTTTCAAGCTTGGAGCTCACAGCGTTGTTGCGGGAACTAATATTGAAGAAGCGATTGACAGCATTAAAGAATTAAATGCTCATGGTATTAGCTGCACGATTGATAATCTTGGTGAATTTGTTCACGATAAAGCTGAAGCATTAGAAGCAAAAAATCAGATTTTGGGTGTTGTTGATGCAATTCATCAGCATAAGGTTGATGCTCATATCTCGTTAAAGCCTTCACAATTAGGTCTTGATATCGATTATGATTTCTGTTTTGAAAATATTAAAGAAATTGTTGATAAAGCATTTAAGTATGATATTTTTATCAATATCGATATGGAAAACTATGACCGTCTACAACCTTCATTTGACTTGATGGAAGAATTATCTAAAGACTATGACAACATTGGTACAGTAATACAATCATACTTTTTAAGAGCTCAAGAAGACATTAAAAAATATAGCAATTACCGTTTACGAATCGTAAAAGGTGCATACAAAGAGCCTGAAGAAGTTGCTTACCAAACAAAAGAAGAAATCGATGCGAATTATATCGAATTAATTGAGTACCATTTGTTGCATGGTAAGTTTACTTCGATTGCAACACACGATCACAACGTGATTAATCATGTAAAGCAATTTGTCGTTGATCATAACATTCCAAATGACAAATTTGAATTCCAAATGCTTTATGGATTCCGTAAAGAAATGCAACTTGAACTTGCAGCACAAGGTTATAATTTCTGTACGTATATTCCTTTTGGAACAGATTGGTATGGTTATTTCATGCGTAGACTGGCAGAACGTCCACAAAACTTAAACTTAGTTGTTAAACAAATATTTACGAAAAAAACAAATACAGCATTAGGTGTAGTTGCAGGTGCATTTTTACTCGGTCGTTTAACAAGCAAAAAGTCATAA
- a CDS encoding metallophosphoesterase, with amino-acid sequence MKIAVLSDIHEGLNRKKTETDILLLLRDSLIQHAPDIYIMCGDMAAGPEKSLNLLNQLQNELPNIQILYVHGNHDIYHEDSTVAYDQLLKFKGNLGRGPIELNKEWVVVGDGGWYDYSLGSPEFTEEEFEIGRCSNFTWPDKLHAHWPEKDKEVTEKYITRLEQWLLEHQGKNIILVNHFVPFEHFIQIKNEPTWDFFNAMMGSSRLGNLAEKYGVKKMIFGHTHSRYHEEYKGIECICNPLGHYPNEWVLDSPKEEIYTAMKIIEI; translated from the coding sequence GTGAAAATCGCTGTTTTATCTGATATTCATGAAGGATTAAACCGAAAAAAAACTGAGACTGATATACTATTGCTTTTAAGGGACAGTTTAATCCAACATGCTCCGGATATTTATATTATGTGCGGAGATATGGCGGCTGGTCCTGAGAAAAGCTTAAATTTATTGAATCAATTGCAAAACGAATTACCGAATATACAAATTTTATATGTTCACGGAAATCACGATATTTACCATGAAGATTCTACTGTAGCTTATGATCAATTGCTTAAGTTTAAAGGCAATTTAGGGAGAGGACCAATAGAGCTAAACAAAGAATGGGTCGTCGTTGGGGATGGAGGTTGGTACGATTATTCATTGGGTTCACCTGAATTTACTGAAGAGGAATTTGAGATCGGTCGGTGTAGTAATTTTACGTGGCCAGATAAACTTCATGCTCATTGGCCAGAGAAAGACAAAGAAGTCACTGAAAAATATATTACAAGGCTTGAACAGTGGTTACTAGAACATCAAGGGAAAAACATTATTTTAGTTAATCATTTTGTTCCATTTGAGCATTTTATCCAAATTAAAAATGAACCTACGTGGGATTTTTTTAATGCCATGATGGGAAGTTCGCGGCTTGGCAATTTAGCTGAAAAATATGGTGTCAAAAAAATGATTTTTGGCCATACGCATTCACGCTATCACGAGGAATATAAAGGCATTGAGTGTATTTGCAATCCGCTTGGTCATTATCCAAATGAATGGGTACTCGACTCGCCTAAAGAAGAAATTTATACTGCGATGAAAATTATTGAGATTTAA
- a CDS encoding ABC transporter ATP-binding protein, whose product MIKVNNVSKKYGSFTALHAIDLEIGEGEFIAVLGPSGCGKTTLLKLLAGFMGPTDGTIEMDNLMLASKKRVLPPEKRNIGMVFQSFALWPHMTVAEHVKFPLSYHPNKIKEGKKELQQRINEVLKLVGLDSMAERYPSELSGGQKQRVALARAIAPLPNLLLMDEPLSALDVELRMEMRKEIQKLHRETKASIVFVTHDQGEALAIADKIVVMNQGRIEQIAPPEVLYTRPETEFVATFVGKCNLVKGEWQNKQFIPAIDSKNVWPDLGVTASFKESGIYPVRPEQFQLLPPEQAGLQGIVTFVQYQGHEIHYTVEVEEETWTIHESVFTTRFTTGDLVSISLKNAPVQTESLITT is encoded by the coding sequence ATGATTAAAGTAAATAATGTATCGAAAAAATACGGTTCTTTTACTGCGCTTCATGCGATTGATTTGGAGATCGGTGAAGGTGAATTTATCGCAGTACTTGGACCTTCAGGATGCGGAAAAACGACTTTACTTAAATTATTAGCCGGATTTATGGGACCGACTGATGGAACAATTGAAATGGATAATCTGATGCTCGCTTCAAAAAAACGAGTATTGCCACCTGAAAAACGCAATATCGGCATGGTGTTTCAATCGTTTGCACTGTGGCCACATATGACGGTTGCAGAACACGTAAAATTTCCACTCAGCTATCATCCCAATAAAATTAAAGAAGGTAAAAAAGAGCTTCAACAACGTATTAATGAAGTGTTAAAGCTTGTTGGGTTAGACTCTATGGCTGAGAGATATCCCTCAGAGCTGTCTGGTGGTCAAAAGCAACGTGTAGCCTTAGCACGTGCTATCGCACCTTTACCCAATTTGCTGTTAATGGACGAGCCTTTAAGTGCGCTAGACGTTGAGTTGCGTATGGAGATGCGTAAAGAAATTCAAAAACTGCACCGAGAAACAAAAGCTTCGATCGTTTTTGTAACGCATGACCAAGGAGAAGCATTGGCTATTGCTGATAAAATTGTCGTAATGAATCAAGGTCGCATTGAACAAATTGCACCTCCTGAAGTACTTTATACACGCCCTGAAACTGAATTTGTAGCTACGTTTGTTGGTAAATGCAATTTGGTTAAAGGCGAGTGGCAAAACAAACAATTTATTCCAGCGATAGATTCAAAAAATGTATGGCCTGATCTTGGTGTGACAGCTAGTTTTAAGGAAAGTGGTATATATCCTGTGCGTCCTGAACAGTTTCAACTTCTTCCACCAGAACAAGCTGGGCTACAAGGTATTGTGACTTTTGTTCAATACCAAGGACATGAAATACATTACACAGTCGAGGTCGAGGAAGAAACTTGGACGATTCACGAATCAGTATTTACCACACGGTTTACGACAGGAGATCTCGTCAGTATCTCCTTGAAAAACGCACCCGTTCAAACAGAATCGCTTATCACAACTTAA